A genomic region of Candidatus Marimicrobium litorale contains the following coding sequences:
- a CDS encoding zf-TFIIB domain-containing protein → MEYDNAVHSMQCPKCDHGMEEVRHGDVVIDRCTHCGGLWFDEDEASHLKELKEGHLLDTGSPKEGWIWDSHADIKCPRCGKEMEKTSDSKQKHIWYEICHDHGIFMDAGEFTDFKFESLFDRFRTLVKGDRNTVAP, encoded by the coding sequence ATGGAATACGATAATGCGGTTCACAGTATGCAATGTCCCAAATGTGACCACGGCATGGAGGAGGTGAGGCACGGGGATGTCGTGATTGACCGTTGCACCCACTGCGGTGGGTTATGGTTCGACGAAGATGAGGCAAGCCATCTGAAGGAGCTCAAGGAGGGGCACCTACTCGATACAGGTAGTCCTAAGGAGGGCTGGATATGGGACAGTCATGCGGACATTAAATGCCCTCGTTGTGGCAAGGAAATGGAAAAAACCTCGGATTCGAAGCAGAAACATATCTGGTATGAGATCTGCCACGATCATGGCATCTTCATGGATGCCGGTGAATTTACTGACTTCAAGTTTGAATCGCTTTTCGATCGCTTTCGTACACTCGTCAAGGGCGATCGAAACACGGTAGCACCCTGA
- a CDS encoding TRAP transporter substrate-binding protein, with protein MKNRRSFLTKAGVGLTGAAGLALGAPAIHAQKKTTIKWRMQTYAGPALAKHVIKPAIDSFNKVAGGDMQIELFFADQLVPTGELFRAMQKGTIDAVQSDDDSMASPTEVAVFGGYFPFASRYSLDIPVLFNQYGLNEIWDTEYSKVGVKHLSAGAWDPCHFATKDPIRSLEDMKGKRVFTFPTAGRFLSQFGVVPVTLPWEDIEVALQTGELDGVAWSGITEDYTVGWADVTNYFLTNNISGAWAGSFFANMDQYNKLPGRLKELLNLAMDSSHYYRQWWYWGGEASLRVSGTKMALTTIPDEEWETVEAAAVKFWDKIASESPTKKKVVDIFKQYNADMQKAGRPYRYG; from the coding sequence ATGAAAAACAGACGCAGCTTTTTGACCAAGGCCGGGGTTGGCTTGACCGGCGCGGCAGGGCTCGCGCTCGGAGCACCGGCGATACACGCGCAGAAAAAAACCACCATAAAATGGCGCATGCAGACCTATGCGGGACCGGCACTGGCCAAGCACGTAATCAAGCCAGCCATCGACTCATTCAACAAAGTCGCTGGTGGGGACATGCAGATCGAGCTTTTTTTCGCGGACCAGTTGGTTCCGACAGGCGAGTTGTTCCGGGCGATGCAGAAAGGCACGATCGACGCGGTGCAATCCGATGACGATTCGATGGCTTCTCCTACGGAAGTCGCAGTATTCGGCGGATACTTCCCGTTTGCCAGCCGCTACTCGCTGGATATACCGGTGCTCTTCAACCAGTACGGTCTCAATGAAATATGGGATACCGAATATTCCAAAGTCGGGGTGAAGCACTTGTCCGCAGGCGCCTGGGACCCCTGTCACTTCGCGACCAAGGATCCCATCAGAAGCCTCGAGGACATGAAGGGCAAGCGTGTCTTCACCTTTCCCACAGCGGGGCGATTTCTTAGCCAATTTGGCGTAGTGCCAGTCACCCTGCCATGGGAGGATATCGAGGTAGCACTGCAGACTGGCGAACTGGACGGCGTAGCCTGGTCGGGCATTACCGAGGACTACACCGTGGGATGGGCCGACGTGACGAACTACTTCCTGACCAACAATATTTCCGGCGCCTGGGCAGGCTCTTTCTTCGCCAATATGGATCAATATAACAAGCTTCCGGGTCGGCTCAAGGAACTGCTGAATCTGGCTATGGACAGCTCTCACTACTATCGGCAGTGGTGGTACTGGGGCGGCGAGGCATCGCTAAGAGTCTCGGGCACCAAAATGGCGCTCACCACGATACCCGACGAGGAATGGGAGACAGTGGAAGCGGCTGCGGTCAAATTCTGGGACAAAATCGCGTCTGAATCGCCCACCAAGAAGAAAGTGGTCGATATCTTCAAGCAATACAATGCTGACATGCAGAAGGCGGGTCGCCCCTACCGTTACGGATAG
- a CDS encoding acetoacetate decarboxylase family protein, translating into MTNETVAPQGSPGDIINWPMLKLVYRTDPDKIAALLPPGIEPGDDPFVRLTIYNFPVPDEPEYGIVTSVDANFKGTAGEFTLGYGIDQESAIFVSQETNGQPKYPCTTEYYRLGPQVTARCTHQGYTFAEYKGASTGPVDGGPEFEQNEWWLKYSRAVSVGGPAAAFDYPPHVVHVRSKYATAHRENVEGELILRDSPWDPLVSLLPKKEMVESYLWWPVFLDREMTIAGELDPQGFLPFADTISGSRWPGFNGGPRKAA; encoded by the coding sequence ATGACTAATGAAACAGTTGCACCCCAGGGAAGCCCGGGCGATATTATTAACTGGCCAATGCTCAAGTTGGTCTACCGTACTGACCCTGACAAGATTGCAGCACTGCTGCCGCCGGGTATCGAGCCCGGTGACGATCCCTTTGTCCGCTTGACGATCTATAACTTCCCGGTGCCCGACGAACCCGAATACGGCATCGTGACCTCTGTGGATGCCAACTTCAAAGGCACAGCAGGCGAGTTTACCCTCGGATATGGCATTGATCAGGAGTCTGCGATTTTTGTTAGCCAGGAAACCAATGGCCAGCCGAAGTATCCCTGCACCACCGAATACTACCGTCTCGGGCCTCAGGTTACCGCGCGTTGTACACATCAGGGTTATACCTTTGCTGAGTACAAGGGCGCGTCCACTGGCCCGGTTGATGGTGGGCCCGAGTTCGAGCAGAACGAGTGGTGGTTGAAGTATTCTCGTGCTGTCAGCGTCGGTGGGCCTGCCGCGGCTTTCGACTATCCGCCTCACGTAGTGCACGTGCGGAGCAAGTACGCTACCGCACATCGCGAGAACGTCGAGGGTGAGCTGATCCTGCGCGACAGTCCCTGGGATCCGCTGGTTAGCCTTTTGCCAAAAAAGGAGATGGTCGAGTCTTACCTCTGGTGGCCGGTCTTCCTGGACCGTGAAATGACCATTGCTGGCGAGCTGGATCCGCAAGGCTTCCTGCCTTTCGCTGACACGATATCCGGCTCTCGCTGGCCGGGCTTCAACGGCGGACCGCGCAAGGCTGCCTGA
- a CDS encoding SDR family NAD(P)-dependent oxidoreductase: MQDFNNKVAIITGGASGVGRSLAFALGRKGAKIVVGDVDKKAMAQIEKDLGAENIDALIEHCDVTSIDSLNAVADKAADAFGGIDLVFANAGIGAGETGAMWDYSEKDWQWTMNVNVWGVINSIRAFMPRLVASGKESHFVVTGSGNGAYTILPDVPIYTATKAAVHAITENLHYQVQAGNLAVKVSALFPGPHVVDTGLFNSGRVRPEDLKKEGVDGNESGINSVEDMKKMCEEFGIQLETTHPDEVANMAIKGIEKNAFWLLETTPETDTKIRARADMILNRETPVPAMVG; encoded by the coding sequence ATGCAGGATTTCAATAACAAGGTTGCCATTATTACCGGCGGTGCCAGTGGCGTTGGTCGCTCATTGGCCTTTGCGCTGGGTCGGAAAGGCGCAAAAATTGTTGTGGGCGATGTCGACAAGAAAGCAATGGCCCAGATTGAAAAAGATCTCGGTGCGGAAAATATTGACGCGTTGATTGAACACTGTGATGTCACTTCGATCGACAGCCTGAATGCGGTCGCCGATAAGGCCGCTGATGCCTTTGGTGGTATCGACCTCGTGTTTGCCAACGCGGGTATCGGCGCCGGTGAAACGGGTGCCATGTGGGATTACTCCGAGAAGGATTGGCAGTGGACTATGAACGTGAATGTGTGGGGCGTGATTAACAGCATTCGCGCGTTTATGCCTCGATTAGTTGCCTCCGGCAAGGAATCACATTTTGTCGTGACAGGCTCCGGTAACGGCGCCTACACCATTCTTCCAGATGTACCGATTTATACCGCGACGAAGGCGGCGGTCCACGCCATCACGGAAAACCTGCATTACCAAGTGCAGGCGGGTAATTTGGCTGTGAAAGTGAGCGCGCTGTTCCCCGGTCCTCACGTTGTTGATACGGGCTTGTTCAACTCAGGTCGCGTGCGTCCTGAAGATTTGAAGAAAGAAGGCGTTGACGGCAATGAGTCGGGCATTAACTCGGTAGAAGATATGAAAAAGATGTGTGAGGAATTCGGTATTCAACTCGAGACTACTCATCCGGATGAAGTGGCGAATATGGCAATCAAGGGTATTGAAAAAAATGCATTTTGGCTGTTGGAAACCACTCCCGAGACCGACACAAAAATACGTGCTCGCGCGGACATGATTCTCAATCGGGAAACGCCCGTGCCAGCCATGGTGGGCTAG
- a CDS encoding MFS transporter, whose product MHLDKETHCSVQKSWSTAIAGMLCLALGPGLVGIYGFFVEPLSQEFDVGVALLNVGPVALIVVPGFIAPLVGRLADRLPIRRLLLVGATLATLSLIAVGMAPSLLLVGVGFLCFSIGLTFYGPVVVNGLMVKTYPGREARALAIAAIGISVAAAILPPLVGNLMAQLDWRTTLIGLSVGILVCLWLIILNGVPRSTVGSVADAGPPISRDFYRQPAFWLIGLCVALGLNVSVVLAVCYPPHFIGLGYSAAEAGWFLALAGVAGLTGKSCLAWLGDGSQVSVKAIAVVLLLMQVVGLSGLLHAEGVVGIGASLCFMGFGGGAFIPMHPYLNSRYFDATIISQINGAQMPLFLPFGLVGAPLAGYAFDQTGNYNGALTGLAVTLVIAALLVMRLPAPSR is encoded by the coding sequence GTGCATTTAGATAAAGAAACCCATTGTTCGGTCCAGAAGTCGTGGTCAACGGCTATCGCCGGGATGTTGTGCCTTGCCCTTGGGCCAGGCTTGGTGGGTATTTATGGCTTCTTTGTCGAGCCGTTATCACAGGAGTTTGATGTCGGGGTTGCTCTGCTAAACGTGGGTCCTGTCGCGCTGATAGTGGTTCCTGGTTTTATTGCCCCATTGGTGGGCCGGCTTGCGGATCGTCTGCCTATTCGGCGTCTGTTGCTGGTAGGTGCGACCCTGGCGACCCTGTCACTGATAGCTGTAGGTATGGCGCCATCCCTGCTGCTGGTTGGTGTGGGTTTTCTGTGTTTTTCGATTGGACTGACGTTCTATGGCCCGGTAGTGGTCAACGGCCTCATGGTCAAGACGTACCCGGGGCGAGAGGCCCGCGCGCTTGCCATTGCCGCGATTGGGATCAGTGTCGCCGCGGCGATATTACCTCCTCTGGTAGGCAACCTCATGGCGCAGCTGGACTGGCGTACGACGCTCATCGGCTTGTCTGTCGGGATATTGGTGTGTCTTTGGCTAATCATCCTCAACGGGGTGCCAAGAAGTACAGTGGGTAGCGTGGCCGACGCGGGACCGCCAATTAGCCGGGATTTTTATCGCCAGCCGGCTTTCTGGTTGATCGGCTTGTGCGTTGCTCTGGGCCTCAATGTTTCTGTGGTACTGGCGGTCTGCTATCCCCCCCATTTTATCGGCTTGGGGTATAGCGCGGCTGAGGCGGGCTGGTTCCTCGCGCTTGCGGGTGTGGCCGGACTGACTGGCAAGTCTTGCCTCGCCTGGCTGGGTGATGGTTCGCAGGTGTCTGTCAAGGCGATAGCCGTAGTCCTGTTATTGATGCAGGTAGTAGGATTGTCTGGATTACTGCACGCTGAGGGTGTCGTGGGAATCGGGGCATCTTTATGTTTCATGGGTTTTGGCGGTGGCGCCTTTATTCCCATGCACCCCTACCTCAACAGTCGTTACTTCGACGCGACCATTATCAGCCAGATAAACGGAGCCCAGATGCCCCTCTTTCTGCCTTTCGGTCTCGTGGGAGCGCCTCTTGCGGGCTATGCCTTCGACCAGACAGGCAATTACAACGGTGCATTGACGGGGTTGGCGGTGACCCTCGTTATTGCGGCGTTGCTGGTGATGAGATTACCTGCCCCAAGTCGTTGA
- a CDS encoding TetR/AcrR family transcriptional regulator, whose amino-acid sequence METAEAPLGRREKRKLEIRARIEDAAYALFQRHGIEETSIEQICIEADVARRTFYGHYPNKHALLGGLGISKLYSQMGPMLQQLMANHPTTRSRLEAMIDYIESNFASMNEIDRQLIVIGPSVIAQDREKQAELGNTAMESFVGLIHAGREHGDVNTEFSPEILASVVVGTLNTLTTSWALDHSFPVFAKLEEARGVFERLICKDN is encoded by the coding sequence ATGGAAACGGCAGAGGCACCCCTGGGCCGCCGCGAGAAGCGCAAATTGGAGATCCGTGCGCGCATCGAAGATGCGGCTTACGCCCTGTTCCAACGTCACGGTATAGAAGAAACCAGTATCGAGCAGATATGCATCGAAGCGGACGTGGCCCGGCGCACCTTCTACGGGCACTACCCCAACAAGCACGCCCTGCTGGGTGGGCTGGGCATCTCGAAGCTGTACAGTCAGATGGGCCCCATGCTGCAGCAGCTCATGGCCAACCACCCCACTACCCGATCCCGTCTTGAAGCCATGATTGACTACATTGAGTCGAATTTCGCCAGCATGAACGAGATCGACCGACAGCTGATCGTCATCGGTCCCTCGGTGATCGCCCAGGACAGGGAAAAGCAGGCCGAGCTTGGTAACACTGCCATGGAAAGTTTTGTCGGCCTGATTCATGCGGGCAGGGAGCACGGCGACGTGAATACAGAATTTTCCCCCGAGATACTCGCCTCGGTGGTCGTGGGCACATTGAATACCCTCACCACCAGTTGGGCCCTCGACCACAGTTTCCCGGTATTCGCCAAACTGGAAGAAGCCCGGGGCGTATTCGAACGCCTGATCTGCAAAGACAACTGA
- a CDS encoding Rieske 2Fe-2S domain-containing protein: protein MSIVEACESKTNATPNFPMGWFSVARSHELLVGEVKAIKAFDRDLVLYRTRSGRVAVQDAYCPHLGAHLGHEGRVIGENIRCPFHGWQFGADDGQCNHIPYCDEIPTRAQIRTWHSEEKNGEAYVWFHPENTPPQWALPDLPELGDPNWTSPRYTEHLVPAHVQDICENSCDPVHFQFVHNNNSIPDSVVTIDDDGRTMHLHSEMVDADVPGHLHATTYSPGFAMVRNTYGPNAEMIMYNSPQPIDQHTTLMRWTLIVRREIEDLAGDDVMKGIIAGISDDYPIWANKVHKHRPVFCKADQTLVTFRKWVRQFYLTSEDKREIA, encoded by the coding sequence ATGAGTATCGTCGAAGCGTGTGAATCTAAAACCAACGCCACCCCGAACTTTCCTATGGGTTGGTTCTCCGTGGCTCGCTCTCACGAACTGCTCGTGGGGGAAGTGAAGGCAATAAAGGCTTTCGATCGAGATCTGGTGCTGTACAGAACGCGCTCTGGTCGCGTGGCGGTGCAGGACGCCTATTGCCCTCATCTCGGGGCTCACCTGGGCCACGAGGGGCGGGTGATTGGCGAAAACATTCGCTGCCCTTTTCACGGTTGGCAGTTTGGGGCTGACGACGGCCAGTGCAATCACATCCCGTACTGCGATGAGATTCCAACCCGCGCACAAATACGCACCTGGCATTCGGAAGAGAAAAACGGCGAGGCTTACGTTTGGTTCCACCCGGAAAATACCCCCCCCCAGTGGGCGCTGCCCGACCTGCCTGAACTGGGTGATCCGAACTGGACCAGCCCTCGATACACCGAGCACTTGGTGCCTGCCCATGTGCAGGATATTTGCGAGAATTCCTGTGACCCGGTGCACTTTCAGTTTGTGCATAACAACAATTCAATCCCCGACTCGGTCGTTACGATTGACGATGATGGCCGCACCATGCATTTGCACTCAGAGATGGTTGACGCGGACGTTCCGGGGCACTTGCATGCCACGACTTACAGCCCCGGTTTCGCCATGGTGCGCAATACCTATGGCCCCAATGCTGAAATGATTATGTATAACAGCCCGCAGCCTATAGACCAGCACACCACGCTGATGCGCTGGACTCTGATTGTGCGCCGCGAGATCGAAGACCTGGCGGGTGATGATGTGATGAAAGGCATCATTGCTGGCATCAGTGACGACTATCCGATCTGGGCCAACAAGGTTCACAAACACCGCCCGGTATTTTGTAAGGCCGACCAAACCCTTGTGACATTCCGCAAGTGGGTGCGCCAGTTTTACCTCACCTCTGAAGACAAGCGGGAGATCGCGTAA
- a CDS encoding iron-containing alcohol dehydrogenase, translating into MKLVVFFSPDSRHRVFAGSGSSAQLCEHIARTGVTKVLVVTDKPLRELGVVDQATAALAGTAVDVAYYDGVLPDPTFDQVAEGAALARSHGSEAVLAIGGGSSMDAAKIIAASATSDMAPADWVGFGKVRHEVLPIYAVPTTSGTGSEATIGAVISDATTHQKGIISGGTLLPLAAALDPDLITGLPPHITAATGMDALTHGIEAYIGSWERGSRSEDSRLAIKLIFDNLATACRDGDNRDARNAMAMAAYYAGMAINQVNVGNVHAIAHQLGGKYGIPHGLANSLVLPHVLEFSREETATRLAELAQLIGIGSPGDSSDALSRQFIEAVLALREEVGIAGTSDKLKKKDFADIALAAIKEGATYPVPRLLDRESVDRILDRIAA; encoded by the coding sequence ATGAAGTTAGTGGTTTTCTTTTCTCCGGATTCGCGCCACCGGGTATTTGCCGGCAGCGGTAGTTCTGCGCAGCTATGCGAGCACATCGCGCGTACCGGCGTAACTAAAGTATTAGTGGTCACAGACAAACCCCTGCGAGAACTGGGCGTTGTCGACCAGGCTACTGCCGCCCTCGCCGGAACCGCTGTGGATGTCGCTTACTATGATGGCGTGCTGCCTGATCCGACGTTCGATCAGGTGGCGGAGGGTGCGGCGCTAGCCCGCAGTCATGGCAGCGAGGCCGTACTTGCAATCGGGGGTGGTTCCTCGATGGATGCGGCGAAAATTATAGCTGCTTCCGCGACCAGCGATATGGCGCCCGCCGACTGGGTGGGTTTCGGGAAAGTCCGCCACGAGGTGCTACCTATTTACGCCGTACCGACGACATCCGGAACGGGTTCAGAAGCCACCATTGGTGCTGTGATTTCGGATGCAACAACCCACCAGAAGGGGATTATCAGCGGAGGCACTCTGCTGCCGCTTGCGGCGGCCCTTGATCCGGACCTTATTACGGGCTTGCCACCACATATCACTGCCGCTACCGGTATGGATGCTCTCACACATGGAATTGAGGCCTATATAGGGAGCTGGGAGCGGGGCAGCCGCAGCGAGGATTCGAGACTCGCCATCAAACTAATTTTCGATAATCTGGCCACAGCCTGTCGTGATGGTGATAACAGGGACGCCCGCAACGCGATGGCAATGGCAGCTTACTACGCGGGTATGGCGATCAATCAAGTCAACGTCGGCAACGTGCACGCTATTGCGCATCAGCTAGGCGGCAAGTACGGCATCCCTCATGGTTTGGCCAATTCGCTGGTGTTGCCCCACGTGCTGGAGTTCAGTCGGGAAGAGACGGCAACCCGCCTGGCAGAATTGGCCCAATTGATTGGTATTGGTTCCCCCGGAGACTCCAGTGATGCCTTGTCCCGGCAATTTATCGAGGCGGTGCTGGCACTAAGAGAGGAAGTCGGCATTGCAGGAACCAGTGACAAGCTGAAAAAGAAAGATTTCGCTGATATTGCACTGGCCGCGATAAAAGAGGGTGCCACCTATCCGGTGCCGCGTCTGCTTGACCGGGAAAGTGTTGACAGGATTCTGGACCGGATTGCCGCTTGA
- a CDS encoding amidohydrolase family protein, with protein sequence MSDRILVVSTDCHAGLPIADYKPYVETKYHEMLDMAVPITVDMMEKSEEMFLIKEINDAWRAPVEQELTGAWDYRQRLNMLTKDGIAAEVIFPDGITEKNTPPFGAGLGLSPKDMVPELQWAGAMAHNRWLAELCANDPARHIGVASIPLLWNVDQAVEAVRWCVDNGLKAVMIPTMWYQQDAYHHVKYDPFWEVCEDLGVIIHFHSGPAPHAEYFGDGFPAEDRRDEFPGAMGVFVSEVMWWLYRPLTFMIWGGVFERFPKLKVMIVEGGTMFMLPPWLRLLDFQYSEGDISAKLGDFKSHLSLSPSGYFQRNVGIGASCVRRADIEARDEIGLDKIMWGSDFPHPEGTWPNTKQYYKDTFSGLPEHDGRKILGGNAVDFYGLDKSKLRAVADEIGPEASLFN encoded by the coding sequence ATGTCTGATCGTATTCTGGTCGTCTCCACGGATTGCCACGCCGGCCTGCCTATCGCCGATTACAAACCCTACGTGGAGACAAAGTACCACGAAATGTTGGATATGGCCGTGCCCATCACTGTTGATATGATGGAAAAGTCGGAAGAAATGTTCCTGATCAAAGAAATCAACGATGCCTGGCGTGCTCCGGTTGAGCAGGAGCTTACCGGCGCCTGGGATTACAGGCAGCGTCTGAACATGCTGACAAAGGACGGTATCGCCGCGGAGGTGATCTTCCCCGACGGCATCACCGAGAAGAACACGCCGCCCTTCGGCGCAGGCCTCGGCCTGTCGCCCAAAGACATGGTGCCCGAATTACAGTGGGCTGGCGCTATGGCCCACAATCGTTGGTTGGCAGAACTCTGCGCCAACGACCCGGCGCGCCATATCGGGGTAGCATCTATCCCCCTTTTGTGGAATGTAGATCAGGCTGTCGAAGCGGTGCGCTGGTGCGTGGATAATGGGTTGAAAGCCGTGATGATTCCCACTATGTGGTATCAGCAGGACGCCTATCACCACGTCAAGTATGATCCCTTCTGGGAAGTCTGTGAAGACCTTGGAGTGATTATTCACTTTCATTCCGGCCCGGCACCACACGCGGAGTACTTCGGTGACGGATTTCCGGCCGAGGACAGGCGGGATGAATTCCCCGGCGCCATGGGCGTCTTTGTTTCTGAGGTCATGTGGTGGCTGTATCGCCCCCTCACTTTCATGATCTGGGGTGGCGTGTTCGAGCGTTTTCCGAAGCTGAAGGTAATGATCGTCGAGGGCGGAACCATGTTCATGCTGCCGCCCTGGTTGCGCCTGCTGGACTTCCAGTACAGTGAAGGCGATATTTCCGCCAAGCTGGGGGACTTCAAAAGCCACCTCTCCCTGTCGCCGAGCGGCTACTTTCAGCGCAATGTCGGTATCGGGGCCTCTTGCGTGCGACGTGCCGATATCGAAGCGCGAGATGAAATCGGCCTGGACAAGATTATGTGGGGCAGTGACTTTCCTCACCCCGAGGGCACCTGGCCGAACACAAAGCAGTATTACAAAGACACTTTTTCTGGTCTGCCCGAGCACGACGGACGTAAAATTCTGGGCGGCAATGCGGTAGATTTTTACGGATTGGACAAATCAAAGTTGCGAGCGGTCGCCGACGAAATCGGACCCGAAGCCTCGCTCTTTAACTAA
- a CDS encoding TRAP transporter large permease, whose protein sequence is MSYEMIALLMFSSLMLMLMTGQRVFGAVGAVASLAAILLWGTGGSDIPYASVMKLMKWYPLLTLPMFIFMGYVLSESKIADDLYRMFHVWMGSINGGLAIGTIGLMVLVSAMNGLSVAGMAIGATIALPELLRRGYDKRMVTGVVQAGSSLGILVPPSVVLVLYAMIARQPVGQLWLAGIMPGLLMAAMFIAYIAIRCALQPDLGPALKKEERQVPLTEKLRLLRAGLLPIVIFAVMMVPFVSGWTSLVESSAIGAMAAFFAAVLKRRMTRTVFENSVRQTLAISCMFMWIILAALGFGAVFDGLGAVKAIDSLFTEQLGLNPWIVLILMQLSFLIMGTFLDDTAMLVIVAPLYVPLVTVLGFDLVWYGVLYTITTQIAYMTPPFGYNLFLMRAMAPPEIELKDIYASILPFVCIMALALALVMAFPQLSLWLPETVYGQ, encoded by the coding sequence ATGTCCTACGAAATGATCGCCCTGCTGATGTTTTCGTCGTTGATGCTCATGCTCATGACAGGGCAGAGAGTATTCGGGGCTGTCGGTGCAGTAGCGTCACTTGCCGCAATACTTCTATGGGGCACCGGAGGCTCGGACATCCCGTATGCATCCGTCATGAAACTGATGAAGTGGTACCCGCTGCTGACCCTGCCTATGTTTATTTTTATGGGCTACGTTTTATCAGAGTCAAAGATTGCGGACGATCTTTATCGCATGTTCCATGTATGGATGGGCTCAATCAATGGTGGACTTGCCATCGGCACCATCGGTCTCATGGTCCTCGTCTCCGCCATGAACGGCTTGTCCGTCGCGGGGATGGCTATAGGAGCCACTATCGCGCTACCAGAATTACTACGCCGAGGTTACGATAAACGCATGGTCACCGGCGTGGTTCAGGCAGGCTCCTCCTTGGGCATACTGGTACCGCCTTCGGTCGTGTTAGTGCTATACGCCATGATCGCACGACAACCTGTAGGGCAACTGTGGCTCGCAGGGATTATGCCAGGGCTGCTAATGGCGGCTATGTTTATTGCTTACATCGCCATACGGTGTGCCCTACAGCCCGATTTGGGGCCCGCCCTCAAGAAGGAGGAACGACAGGTACCACTGACTGAAAAATTGAGGCTGTTGCGAGCAGGACTTCTCCCCATCGTGATTTTCGCAGTGATGATGGTGCCCTTCGTAAGCGGTTGGACAAGCCTCGTCGAAAGCTCTGCCATCGGTGCCATGGCTGCTTTTTTTGCAGCGGTATTGAAACGGCGTATGACGCGAACGGTGTTCGAGAACTCGGTACGGCAGACGCTGGCAATTTCCTGCATGTTCATGTGGATCATACTGGCAGCGCTTGGGTTTGGCGCGGTATTTGACGGTCTGGGCGCGGTCAAGGCGATAGACAGCCTCTTCACCGAACAACTTGGCCTTAATCCATGGATAGTTCTGATATTGATGCAGCTATCTTTTCTGATTATGGGCACGTTCCTGGACGATACTGCTATGCTGGTCATTGTTGCGCCGTTGTACGTGCCGCTGGTGACAGTCCTCGGCTTCGATCTGGTGTGGTATGGCGTGCTCTACACCATTACTACACAAATTGCGTATATGACGCCGCCGTTCGGGTACAACCTGTTCCTCATGAGGGCGATGGCGCCGCCGGAGATAGAGCTAAAGGATATCTATGCATCAATACTGCCTTTTGTTTGCATCATGGCGCTCGCGCTTGCACTCGTGATGGCGTTTCCACAACTGTCGCTCTGGCTGCCGGAAACGGTCTACGGCCAGTAA